The following coding sequences lie in one Halorussus rarus genomic window:
- a CDS encoding helix-turn-helix domain-containing protein: MPEATSEESLSTSKISDECDIPLSTAYRKVELLTDAGLLAEKTRLRQSGKHTSEYSRNVGEVSVAITADGDLEATVSRRVQSDGPKQLLFGRAQ; this comes from the coding sequence ATCCCCGAAGCCACGAGCGAGGAATCGCTGTCCACCAGCAAGATATCGGACGAGTGTGACATCCCGCTCTCGACCGCCTACCGCAAGGTAGAGTTGCTCACCGACGCGGGACTGCTCGCGGAGAAGACCCGGCTCCGTCAGTCGGGCAAACACACAAGCGAGTACTCGCGGAACGTCGGTGAGGTCTCGGTGGCGATCACCGCGGACGGCGACCTCGAGGCGACTGTCTCGCGGCGCGTGCAGTCCGACGGTCCCAAGCAGTTGCTGTTCGGCCGAGCGCAGTAG
- a CDS encoding P-loop NTPase, which produces MSEYQHQLQDDVESTLRAVEDSRTGMDVFEAGLVENIEIDDGAVTVEADLGRFDPRTSSEVMETMLRAVRNVSGVETAHVEPAGVDADDRVSIAEIDTVVAVASTKGGVGKSTVATQLACAMAADRDVGLFDADIFGPNVPSLLDVDDTIMADDEDNPIPTTVDGMELMSVGLMTEGGPLAWRGAMAHDALSDLFADAAWDDPDTLVIDLPPGTSDVLLTTLQEVPIDGVVFVTTPFHTSVEDTRRSRRLFEENGVPVLGAVLNMERFVCDDCGENHDMFPGQSPAEGLEMPVLAELPFSPDLQAEPSPGSAPEAFEALAETVAERLADADRLELPGDPVDIRGLEAQQRVDRVRESFESLGSGDPLYLVSDRDPTPVGEFLTDLTGREGDPTEALPEFAVERRGLEKWALKAVRP; this is translated from the coding sequence ATGAGCGAGTACCAACACCAGCTACAGGACGACGTGGAATCGACCCTCCGGGCGGTCGAGGACTCCCGGACCGGGATGGACGTGTTCGAGGCCGGCCTGGTCGAGAACATCGAGATCGACGACGGGGCGGTCACCGTCGAGGCCGACCTGGGCCGGTTCGACCCCCGGACCAGCAGCGAGGTGATGGAGACGATGCTCCGGGCGGTGCGGAACGTCTCGGGCGTCGAGACCGCCCACGTCGAGCCGGCGGGCGTCGACGCCGACGACCGGGTGTCCATCGCGGAGATCGACACGGTCGTCGCGGTCGCCTCGACCAAGGGCGGGGTCGGGAAGTCGACGGTCGCCACCCAGTTGGCCTGCGCGATGGCGGCCGACCGCGACGTGGGGCTGTTCGACGCCGACATCTTCGGGCCGAACGTCCCCTCGCTGCTGGACGTAGACGACACCATCATGGCCGACGACGAGGACAATCCCATCCCCACCACGGTCGACGGGATGGAGCTGATGAGCGTCGGGCTGATGACCGAGGGCGGCCCGCTGGCGTGGCGGGGCGCGATGGCCCACGACGCGCTGTCGGACCTGTTCGCCGACGCCGCGTGGGACGACCCCGACACCCTGGTCATCGACCTGCCGCCCGGCACCAGCGACGTCCTGTTGACCACGCTCCAGGAGGTGCCCATCGACGGCGTGGTGTTCGTTACGACCCCGTTCCATACCAGCGTCGAGGACACCCGGCGGAGCCGCCGGCTCTTCGAGGAGAACGGCGTGCCGGTGCTCGGCGCCGTCCTCAACATGGAGCGCTTCGTCTGCGACGACTGCGGCGAGAACCACGACATGTTCCCCGGCCAGTCGCCCGCGGAGGGCCTCGAGATGCCGGTGCTGGCCGAGCTCCCGTTCTCGCCCGACCTCCAGGCCGAGCCAAGCCCCGGGTCCGCCCCCGAGGCGTTCGAGGCGCTGGCAGAGACCGTCGCGGAGCGGCTGGCCGACGCAGACCGCCTCGAACTCCCGGGCGACCCGGTCGACATCCGGGGTCTCGAGGCCCAGCAACGGGTCGACCGAGTGCGGGAGTCGTTCGAGTCGCTGGGCTCGGGCGACCCGCTCTACCTCGTGAGCGACCGCGACCCCACGCCAGTCGGCGAGTTCCTGACCGACTTGACGGGCCGGGAGGGCGACCCGACCGAGGCGCTCCCGGAGTTCGCGGTCGAACGTCGGGGCCTCGAGAAGTGGGCGCTCAAGGCCGTCCGGCCCTGA
- a CDS encoding molecular chaperone TorD family protein, whose protein sequence is MGTDAPTSDRPDPAVDREALDPDAAARGTAYALLASAFEHPNEELYGALAGGDLREQFGELLARTPLDVSVDDIATDDDYDTLCARYNDLFVIGYSEYEDRTDGTLSTDEPPVPLYESAYRPEASWTDVNLDLARAFDYYGLRPSSSDREHHDHLRIELEFAGYLARREAAADGEDAARARLDFLDRHLRYLSVGVVERIESEANTGAYGRFARLLEEFTAADRAGLVDRLEGD, encoded by the coding sequence ATGGGGACCGACGCCCCGACCTCTGATCGGCCGGACCCGGCGGTCGACCGCGAGGCGCTCGACCCGGACGCCGCGGCCCGCGGGACGGCGTACGCCCTGCTCGCCAGCGCCTTCGAGCACCCGAACGAGGAACTGTACGGCGCGCTCGCCGGTGGCGACCTCCGCGAGCAGTTCGGGGAGTTGCTCGCCCGGACGCCCCTCGACGTATCGGTCGACGATATCGCCACCGACGACGACTACGACACCCTCTGTGCCCGCTACAACGACCTGTTCGTCATCGGCTACTCCGAGTACGAGGACCGGACCGACGGCACGCTCTCGACCGACGAGCCGCCGGTCCCGCTCTACGAGTCGGCCTACCGACCCGAGGCGTCGTGGACCGACGTGAACCTCGACCTCGCGCGGGCCTTCGACTACTACGGGCTCCGACCGTCGTCGTCGGACCGCGAGCACCACGACCACCTCCGAATCGAACTGGAGTTCGCGGGCTACCTCGCCCGGCGCGAGGCCGCCGCCGACGGCGAGGACGCCGCCCGGGCGCGGCTCGACTTCCTCGACCGCCACCTCCGGTACCTCTCGGTGGGGGTCGTCGAGCGCATCGAGAGCGAGGCGAACACCGGCGCGTACGGCCGGTTCGCCCGACTGCTCGAGGAGTTCACCGCCGCCGACCGGGCGGGACTCGTTGACCGGCTGGAGGGCGACTGA
- a CDS encoding molybdopterin-containing oxidoreductase family protein, whose translation MSLSRRDFIRGAGAGAVGALLTSEWGATQGVEPVTEVNNPLKSYPNRDWEQVYHDIYAYDDVDWTVCHPNCTQSCALNFYMKNGVPIRAEQVYHNEEPSVGPSGYEDADVSQNWNPRGCMKGLTLHRRTFEPSRIKYPMVRKGWSPDDPSPEGRGEDEFERVSWDEAIDLIAEKMANLEDHKHFQVFNAIKSDGLFTRHGSGRRLASVFGGCEWTEYDWYADLPPGHVITTGYQTSDGDAAGWRKSDYTVIQGKNLIHNKLADNHWFQEMRERGGEIVGIYPDYSPTVQKCDRWLPVRPGSDPAIPLAFAHVIIDEELYDPEFMRGYTSLPLLVREDTGKYLRAHEVFADREAPPENAHDAEEEGDWGDFVVVADDGSLQPLAREEVGSETPATPKLEAEREVELLDESTVSVRTDFARQKENIVANYPPERVEEITTVPADALRRTAREFAEADTAQWITGEGINHWFHGATELQRTVFFVQSMLGNIGEPGGGYHNFSGQYKIELLDGYPEYVNPGEHKAHGMYPGYAFAFFGGEQLDPHEIRGDFDGELDLVPQGDADEPVIPEGAETYTMAKPEVLWTMNCNLLNQTKHQEHVMRNFVKHPDTDNELFVVSDMHMTYSARHADIVLPVPSWLECEYPDITVGPENPFITMDSGVMDPIYDTKQDGEIVALVAEKLDEKIPPEERRVDSYREYFAEFLDEDGDVRNYMREVFDASMTTRDIDVEDLESGPERLQLKTYPRTPFYSQTHEDRPFFTKTGRMEFHKEEDRFLELGRSDLSHVESPEGTPYGPNQTWDSAADETNDLYEEGYQFFYNTPHPKYRTHSSWGMTDWNLIWASRDFGSTSADPEGTERLVEDFSFPQGDGETEETPPLGEAFVEMHPSDAEQYDVENGDYVRIVGERGSVVVRVMISERQRPSDAGDVGQLTIWHGWWEQHFPEDEEADGDDIAGYNVATNIWLNPMLETDDLVHKSTFGNPNINDEVEDTISWSGESGFHVGYEEAVWSPTGVERDTLVKVEKYDDADYWPGDAREDPTFQQYVSGSLQSTNGTTTTRGDD comes from the coding sequence ATGAGTCTCTCGCGCCGAGATTTCATCCGCGGAGCGGGAGCCGGTGCGGTCGGCGCGCTCCTCACGAGCGAGTGGGGCGCGACCCAGGGCGTCGAACCCGTGACCGAGGTGAACAACCCCCTGAAATCCTACCCGAACAGGGACTGGGAGCAGGTCTACCACGACATCTACGCCTACGACGACGTCGACTGGACGGTCTGTCACCCCAACTGCACCCAGTCGTGCGCGCTCAACTTCTACATGAAGAACGGGGTGCCGATTCGAGCCGAGCAGGTCTACCACAACGAGGAGCCCAGCGTGGGCCCGTCGGGCTACGAGGACGCCGACGTGAGCCAGAACTGGAACCCCCGCGGGTGCATGAAGGGGCTGACGCTCCACCGGCGGACCTTCGAGCCGAGTCGCATCAAGTACCCGATGGTCCGCAAGGGCTGGTCGCCAGACGACCCGAGCCCGGAGGGACGCGGCGAGGACGAGTTCGAGCGGGTCTCGTGGGACGAGGCCATCGACCTCATCGCCGAGAAGATGGCGAACCTGGAGGACCACAAGCACTTCCAGGTGTTCAACGCCATCAAGTCCGACGGGCTGTTCACGCGCCACGGGTCGGGGCGGCGGCTCGCGTCCGTCTTCGGCGGGTGCGAGTGGACCGAGTACGACTGGTACGCCGACCTGCCGCCGGGTCACGTCATCACGACGGGCTACCAGACCAGCGACGGCGACGCCGCCGGCTGGCGGAAGTCCGACTACACCGTCATCCAGGGCAAGAACCTCATCCACAACAAGCTCGCGGACAACCACTGGTTCCAGGAGATGCGCGAGCGCGGCGGCGAGATAGTCGGCATCTACCCCGACTACTCGCCGACGGTCCAGAAGTGCGACCGGTGGCTGCCGGTCCGCCCCGGGAGCGACCCGGCGATTCCGCTGGCGTTCGCCCACGTCATCATCGACGAGGAGCTGTACGACCCCGAGTTCATGCGGGGGTACACGAGCCTGCCGCTGCTGGTCCGCGAGGACACCGGCAAGTACCTCCGGGCGCACGAGGTGTTCGCGGACCGCGAGGCCCCGCCGGAGAACGCCCACGACGCCGAGGAGGAGGGCGACTGGGGCGACTTCGTCGTCGTCGCGGACGACGGGAGTCTGCAACCGCTGGCCCGGGAGGAGGTCGGCTCCGAGACGCCCGCGACCCCGAAGCTGGAGGCCGAGCGGGAGGTCGAACTCCTCGACGAGTCGACGGTGTCGGTCCGGACCGACTTCGCCCGCCAGAAGGAGAACATCGTGGCCAACTACCCGCCGGAGCGGGTCGAGGAGATCACGACCGTTCCCGCCGACGCGCTCCGGCGGACCGCCCGGGAGTTCGCCGAGGCCGACACCGCCCAGTGGATCACCGGCGAGGGCATCAACCACTGGTTCCACGGCGCGACCGAGCTGCAGCGGACGGTCTTCTTCGTCCAGTCGATGCTGGGCAACATCGGCGAACCCGGCGGCGGCTATCACAACTTCTCGGGACAGTACAAGATAGAGCTCCTGGACGGCTACCCCGAGTACGTCAACCCCGGCGAGCACAAGGCCCACGGGATGTACCCGGGCTACGCGTTCGCCTTCTTCGGCGGCGAGCAGCTCGACCCCCACGAAATCCGCGGGGACTTCGACGGGGAACTCGACCTGGTACCGCAGGGGGACGCCGACGAGCCGGTCATCCCCGAGGGCGCCGAGACGTACACGATGGCCAAGCCCGAGGTCCTGTGGACGATGAACTGCAACCTCCTGAACCAGACCAAGCACCAGGAGCACGTGATGCGGAACTTCGTGAAGCATCCGGACACCGACAACGAGCTGTTCGTCGTCTCGGACATGCACATGACGTACTCCGCCCGGCACGCGGACATCGTGCTCCCGGTCCCCTCCTGGCTGGAGTGCGAGTACCCGGACATCACCGTCGGCCCGGAGAACCCGTTCATCACGATGGACAGCGGCGTCATGGACCCCATCTACGACACCAAACAGGACGGCGAGATCGTCGCGCTGGTCGCCGAGAAGCTCGACGAGAAGATCCCGCCGGAGGAGCGCCGGGTCGACTCCTACCGCGAGTACTTCGCGGAGTTCCTCGACGAGGACGGCGACGTCCGCAACTACATGCGGGAGGTGTTCGACGCGAGCATGACGACCCGCGACATCGACGTCGAGGACCTGGAGAGCGGCCCCGAGCGGCTCCAACTGAAGACGTATCCCCGGACGCCGTTCTACTCGCAGACCCACGAGGACCGCCCGTTCTTCACGAAGACCGGGCGGATGGAGTTCCACAAGGAGGAGGACCGCTTCCTCGAACTCGGACGCAGCGACCTCTCGCACGTCGAGAGCCCGGAGGGGACGCCGTACGGGCCGAACCAGACGTGGGACAGCGCGGCCGACGAGACCAACGACCTCTACGAGGAGGGGTACCAGTTCTTCTACAACACGCCCCACCCGAAGTACCGGACCCACTCGTCGTGGGGGATGACCGACTGGAACCTCATCTGGGCGTCGAGGGACTTCGGGTCGACGAGCGCGGACCCCGAAGGGACCGAGCGGCTGGTCGAGGACTTCTCGTTCCCGCAGGGCGACGGTGAGACCGAGGAGACGCCGCCGCTCGGCGAAGCGTTCGTCGAGATGCATCCGAGCGACGCCGAGCAGTACGACGTCGAGAACGGCGATTACGTCCGCATCGTCGGCGAGCGTGGGTCGGTCGTCGTCCGCGTGATGATAAGCGAGCGCCAGCGGCCGAGCGACGCCGGCGACGTCGGTCAGCTCACCATCTGGCACGGCTGGTGGGAGCAACACTTCCCCGAGGACGAGGAGGCGGACGGCGACGACATCGCCGGCTACAACGTCGCCACGAACATCTGGCTGAACCCGATGCTGGAGACCGACGACCTCGTCCACAAATCGACCTTCGGCAACCCCAACATCAACGACGAGGTCGAGGACACCATCTCGTGGAGCGGGGAATCCGGGTTCCACGTCGGGTACGAGGAGGCCGTCTGGTCGCCGACGGGCGTCGAGCGCGACACGCTAGTGAAGGTCGAGAAGTACGACGACGCGGACTACTGGCCCGGTGACGCGCGCGAGGACCCGACGTTCCAGCAGTACGTCAGCGGGTCGCTGCAGTCGACGAACGGGACCACGACCACGCGAGGTGACGACTGA
- the mobA gene encoding molybdenum cofactor guanylyltransferase, translating to MSGDPHRRPDFSGVVLAGGDSRRFGEADKAVAVVNGTSFVQRVAEAVHAIADDPPIVAVNRTEQRDAIEAGLESGIEPRFAFDAASLDGPVAGLYGALPDVDDEWLFLTACDMPRLSPAAIAWLATRIRSVDPPPDALVPADADGRCQPLHGFYRREAVVDVRHRLPSAAGLRALLDAVSETITVPIEAAPSDVPLATSVRNINTRREYQELRCEVESPALRRVD from the coding sequence GTGTCCGGGGACCCTCATCGCCGTCCCGACTTCTCCGGCGTCGTGCTCGCGGGGGGCGACAGTCGGCGGTTCGGCGAGGCGGACAAGGCTGTCGCAGTCGTGAACGGTACAAGTTTCGTTCAGCGCGTGGCCGAAGCCGTGCACGCCATCGCGGACGACCCGCCGATCGTCGCGGTGAACCGGACCGAGCAGCGCGACGCCATCGAAGCGGGACTGGAGTCGGGAATCGAACCGCGGTTCGCGTTCGACGCGGCGTCGCTCGATGGACCGGTCGCCGGCCTGTACGGTGCCCTCCCCGACGTCGACGACGAATGGCTGTTCCTGACGGCCTGTGATATGCCGCGGCTCTCGCCGGCGGCGATCGCGTGGCTCGCGACCCGGATTCGGTCGGTCGATCCACCACCGGACGCACTCGTACCGGCGGACGCGGACGGACGGTGCCAGCCGTTACACGGGTTCTATCGTCGGGAGGCAGTGGTCGACGTGCGTCACCGCCTCCCGTCAGCTGCCGGTCTGCGAGCGCTACTGGACGCGGTGTCGGAGACGATCACCGTGCCCATCGAGGCTGCGCCGTCGGACGTCCCTCTCGCCACGTCAGTCCGGAACATCAACACCAGACGGGAGTATCAGGAGCTCCGGTGTGAAGTAGAATCACCGGCCCTCCGCCGCGTCGACTGA
- a CDS encoding phosphate ABC transporter permease has translation MSQSTGGVRERAAAVGERGRSLAVAAVAAAPEPRTRTVRLAAASAAVAGLGPLTATRVALNAPVVLPSAASAAWLDAAATAAVLGPAAGATLLGATADEAWARTGLILVGTFGFLSAVSTAFALPTVGAVVVGSWLTLVGRAGAVDRPATHWDVAGGLVAAALLGGLTLSLFGAVGVRPAALRPAGSTLALVGMAATPLAFRPRPSAFAVGGLAAAAAFHLTGAAPFVSGAVVLVAGGVVGASAPLLAAAIGGLAATVAEGAAGRRVAPAAAGLLLLAAGVPSSIPRALGAALAAAFVAATIAGGGTSA, from the coding sequence ATGAGTCAGTCGACCGGCGGCGTCCGCGAGCGCGCGGCGGCCGTCGGCGAGCGCGGCCGGTCGCTGGCAGTCGCAGCCGTAGCAGCGGCGCCCGAGCCCCGGACGCGGACCGTCAGGCTCGCAGCGGCGAGCGCGGCGGTGGCCGGGCTCGGCCCGCTGACCGCCACGCGGGTCGCGCTGAACGCCCCGGTCGTCCTGCCGAGCGCCGCGTCCGCCGCCTGGCTCGACGCGGCCGCGACCGCCGCGGTTCTGGGGCCGGCCGCCGGGGCGACGCTCCTCGGCGCGACCGCCGACGAGGCGTGGGCGCGGACCGGCCTGATTCTGGTCGGGACCTTCGGCTTCCTGTCGGCGGTGTCGACCGCGTTCGCGCTCCCGACAGTCGGCGCCGTCGTCGTCGGCAGCTGGCTGACCCTGGTCGGCCGGGCCGGGGCGGTCGACCGTCCTGCGACGCACTGGGATGTGGCGGGCGGTCTCGTCGCGGCCGCACTGCTCGGCGGGCTGACGCTCTCGCTGTTCGGCGCGGTCGGCGTCCGGCCGGCCGCGCTCCGGCCCGCCGGGTCGACGCTCGCGCTCGTCGGGATGGCGGCGACCCCGCTGGCGTTCCGGCCCCGGCCGAGCGCGTTCGCGGTCGGCGGCCTCGCCGCGGCGGCGGCGTTCCACCTGACCGGGGCCGCCCCGTTCGTCTCCGGGGCGGTCGTCCTGGTCGCGGGCGGGGTCGTGGGCGCGTCGGCCCCCCTGCTCGCGGCGGCAATCGGCGGACTCGCGGCGACGGTGGCCGAGGGCGCGGCGGGCCGACGGGTCGCGCCCGCGGCGGCCGGGCTACTGCTCCTGGCGGCGGGCGTCCCGTCGTCGATTCCGCGGGCGCTGGGAGCGGCCCTCGCGGCGGCGTTCGTCGCGGCGACCATCGCAGGCGGAGGGACTTCGGCATGA
- a CDS encoding copper-translocating P-type ATPase, which produces MHAGHEQMFRRRFFVSALLSIPVLLYSETLQEWLGFSVPAFPGSQWINPVFAVVVFAYGGIPFLRMAVPELKDRSPGMMTLISMAISVAFVYSLASVVFPTESAFFWELVTLIDIMLLGHWIEMRSVRRASSALDELAKLMPDTAERVTDGGETEEVPVSELSEGDLILVRPGASVPADGVVEEGDSDVNESMITGESKPVSKEPGDEVIGGTINGDGSLRVRIDATGEETTLAGIMRLVEEAQGSKSQTQVLADRAAGWLFYVAVGAALVTAIAWTLATSFDAAVIERVVTVLVIACPHALGLAIPLVVAINTSLAARNGMLVRDRIAMEQARELDAIIFDKTGTLTEGEHGVVGLATVDGVDEDEALTLAAAVEGDSEHMIAKAIREAADERGIEAPDATGFEAMKGRGVSATVDGQEVFVGGPNLLDQLDSDVPPDLESFADEAGENAQTVVYLVREGELIAAFAMADVIREESYRVVDALHELDIEVAMLTGDSEDVANAVADELGIDTVFAEVLPEDKDTKVQELQDQGKLVAMVGDGVNDAPALTRADVGIAIGSGTDVAVQSADVILVQNNPMDVVRLVKLSNASYRKMQENILWAAGYNVFAIPLAAGVLAPIGILLSPAVGALLMSLSTVIVAINAQLLRRVDLSVPSLPGVSTPEGARPAD; this is translated from the coding sequence ATGCACGCCGGCCACGAGCAGATGTTTCGCCGGCGCTTCTTCGTCTCGGCGTTGCTGTCGATACCGGTCCTCCTGTACAGCGAGACGCTTCAGGAATGGCTCGGGTTCTCAGTGCCGGCGTTTCCCGGTAGCCAGTGGATCAACCCCGTCTTCGCGGTGGTCGTCTTTGCCTACGGAGGAATCCCGTTCCTCCGGATGGCAGTCCCCGAACTGAAGGACCGTTCGCCGGGGATGATGACGCTCATCTCCATGGCTATCAGCGTCGCCTTCGTCTACAGCCTCGCGAGCGTCGTCTTCCCGACGGAATCGGCGTTCTTCTGGGAACTCGTGACGCTGATCGACATCATGCTCCTCGGTCACTGGATCGAGATGCGCTCCGTCCGCCGGGCCTCGAGTGCGCTCGATGAGCTGGCGAAGCTCATGCCCGACACTGCGGAGCGCGTTACCGACGGTGGCGAAACGGAGGAGGTCCCAGTGAGCGAGCTCTCCGAGGGGGACCTCATCCTCGTCCGTCCGGGAGCTAGTGTTCCTGCCGACGGCGTGGTCGAGGAAGGTGACTCGGACGTGAACGAGTCGATGATTACCGGCGAATCCAAACCCGTTTCCAAAGAACCGGGAGACGAGGTCATCGGCGGTACGATTAACGGTGACGGGAGTCTGCGAGTGCGAATCGACGCGACCGGCGAGGAGACGACGCTCGCGGGCATCATGCGCCTCGTCGAGGAGGCGCAGGGCAGCAAATCGCAGACCCAGGTGCTCGCGGACAGGGCTGCCGGATGGCTGTTCTACGTCGCCGTCGGCGCAGCTCTCGTCACCGCTATCGCTTGGACTCTCGCGACGTCGTTCGACGCAGCAGTGATCGAGCGGGTCGTCACAGTGCTCGTTATCGCATGTCCACACGCACTCGGTCTGGCGATTCCGCTCGTCGTCGCCATCAACACCTCACTCGCCGCGCGGAACGGGATGCTGGTCCGCGATCGAATCGCCATGGAGCAGGCCCGTGAACTCGACGCGATAATCTTCGACAAGACGGGGACACTCACCGAAGGCGAACACGGTGTCGTCGGGTTGGCAACCGTCGACGGCGTCGACGAAGATGAGGCCCTGACTCTCGCGGCAGCCGTGGAGGGCGACTCCGAGCACATGATTGCCAAAGCCATACGCGAGGCGGCCGACGAACGTGGAATCGAAGCGCCAGACGCCACCGGCTTCGAGGCGATGAAAGGCCGCGGGGTGAGCGCCACGGTAGACGGACAGGAGGTCTTCGTCGGCGGGCCGAACCTTCTGGATCAGCTCGACAGCGACGTCCCCCCGGACCTCGAGTCGTTCGCCGACGAGGCCGGCGAGAACGCACAGACCGTCGTCTACCTCGTTCGCGAGGGAGAACTGATCGCTGCGTTTGCGATGGCCGACGTCATCCGCGAGGAAAGTTACCGAGTCGTCGACGCGCTTCACGAACTGGACATCGAAGTGGCGATGCTCACGGGCGATTCCGAAGACGTGGCGAACGCCGTGGCCGACGAACTCGGCATCGACACGGTCTTCGCTGAAGTGCTGCCCGAAGACAAGGACACGAAGGTGCAGGAGCTGCAGGATCAGGGGAAACTCGTCGCGATGGTGGGCGACGGCGTCAACGACGCGCCGGCGCTGACCAGGGCGGACGTCGGTATCGCCATCGGCAGCGGCACGGACGTCGCCGTGCAGTCGGCCGACGTGATCCTAGTCCAGAACAATCCGATGGACGTCGTGCGCCTCGTGAAACTTAGCAACGCAAGCTATCGAAAGATGCAGGAGAACATCCTCTGGGCCGCCGGATACAACGTGTTCGCCATTCCGCTCGCCGCGGGCGTACTGGCCCCCATCGGCATCCTGCTGTCGCCGGCCGTGGGTGCGCTGTTGATGTCGCTCAGTACGGTGATAGTGGCAATCAACGCTCAGCTGCTTCGGCGGGTTGACCTGTCAGTGCCGAGTCTACCGGGCGTATCGACGCCGGAGGGGGCGCGACCGGCGGACTAG
- a CDS encoding HEAT repeat domain-containing protein: MSHEHDHHHDGDEQHGQDHQCGCGGDCGCATDPYADDPEYDEVEEEPDPQLDPTKSPGFGHSLDSLADIEVSRDVTIGEMDPDDLTASDTDPVADASARDLLDDLENGSTKERRRAALALADTDGGAAVVKALSTVALSDDDADVRQFAVESLAKLRADDAGEVALAVSREDDDPWVRAEAVVALDRIDREAYADRMDEALADDHHASRRNALISLFKLRGEAVLDDAIEAATDPSERVREWAAHVLAGIDDDRARRTLEGMATSDDSDIVALTARHARSVDPDRFRRRFTGAMAEGDTLLPGEDLLNRQPNL, translated from the coding sequence ATGAGTCACGAACACGACCACCACCACGACGGAGACGAACAGCACGGACAGGACCACCAGTGCGGCTGCGGGGGCGACTGCGGCTGCGCGACCGACCCCTACGCCGACGACCCCGAGTACGACGAGGTCGAGGAGGAGCCCGACCCGCAGCTCGACCCCACGAAGAGCCCGGGGTTCGGCCACAGTCTCGACAGCCTCGCCGACATCGAGGTGAGCCGAGACGTGACCATCGGCGAGATGGACCCCGACGACCTGACCGCCAGCGACACCGACCCTGTGGCCGACGCCTCGGCCCGCGACCTGCTCGACGACCTGGAGAACGGGTCGACGAAGGAACGGCGACGCGCCGCGCTGGCGCTGGCCGACACCGACGGCGGGGCTGCGGTCGTGAAGGCCCTCTCGACGGTCGCGCTGAGCGACGACGACGCCGACGTCCGGCAGTTCGCGGTCGAGTCGCTGGCGAAGCTCCGGGCCGACGACGCCGGGGAGGTTGCGCTGGCGGTCTCCCGCGAGGACGACGACCCCTGGGTCCGGGCCGAGGCGGTGGTGGCGCTCGACCGCATCGACCGCGAGGCGTACGCCGACCGGATGGACGAGGCGCTCGCCGACGACCACCACGCAAGCCGCCGGAACGCGCTCATCTCGCTGTTCAAGCTCCGGGGCGAGGCGGTGTTAGACGACGCCATCGAGGCCGCGACCGACCCGAGCGAGCGCGTTCGGGAGTGGGCGGCCCACGTACTGGCGGGCATCGACGACGACCGCGCCCGCCGGACCCTGGAGGGGATGGCGACCAGCGACGACAGCGACATCGTGGCACTCACCGCCCGCCACGCCCGGTCGGTCGACCCCGACCGGTTCCGGCGGCGGTTCACTGGCGCGATGGCCGAGGGCGACACGCTGCTGCCCGGCGAGGACCTGCTCAACCGACAGCCGAATCTCTGA